One genomic segment of Streptomyces sp. NBC_00239 includes these proteins:
- a CDS encoding sirohydrochlorin chelatase → MSSPTGPAGLPVRMPRPRQTGRHRRPEPAVAPEGAPALVLAVPGAPTAASRSLAEETLSIARSELPGLDARIGFLDGDSDVADVSAQFPTLQAVLGAVVAERTARIEFARAAGQEVAAPQGPDAVVVPLLAGPDNGLLRRIRQALMDSPAAAELTEVLGPHPLLAEALHVRLSEAGLARADRARLFTVATAADGIILGTVGGEEAVQTAGITGMLLAARLAVPVMAAALDQEGSVAAIAEQLRGSGSVQLALAPYVVGPEAAEGLLDTACKEADCAAAEALGAYPAIGKLAVEKYAAALGLPHPTPAR, encoded by the coding sequence ATGAGCTCCCCCACTGGGCCCGCTGGCCTGCCCGTACGAATGCCGCGACCCCGCCAGACCGGACGGCACCGCCGCCCCGAGCCTGCGGTGGCTCCCGAGGGTGCGCCCGCGCTGGTGCTGGCCGTGCCGGGTGCCCCCACGGCCGCGTCTCGCTCGCTGGCGGAGGAGACCCTGAGCATCGCCCGTTCCGAGCTGCCGGGCCTCGACGCCCGGATCGGCTTCCTCGACGGTGATTCCGACGTCGCGGACGTGTCCGCGCAGTTCCCGACCCTGCAGGCGGTGCTCGGCGCCGTCGTCGCCGAGCGCACCGCCCGGATCGAGTTCGCGCGTGCGGCCGGCCAGGAGGTCGCCGCGCCGCAGGGCCCGGACGCGGTCGTGGTCCCGCTGCTCGCCGGACCCGACAACGGCCTGCTGCGCCGGATCCGCCAGGCGCTGATGGACAGCCCGGCCGCCGCCGAGCTGACCGAGGTGCTCGGCCCGCACCCGCTGCTCGCCGAGGCCCTGCACGTCCGCCTGTCCGAGGCGGGCCTGGCCCGTGCGGACCGCGCCCGCCTGTTCACCGTGGCGACCGCCGCGGACGGCATCATCCTGGGCACGGTCGGCGGCGAGGAGGCCGTGCAGACCGCCGGGATCACCGGCATGCTGCTCGCCGCGCGGCTCGCGGTGCCGGTGATGGCGGCCGCCCTCGACCAGGAGGGGTCGGTGGCCGCGATCGCCGAGCAGCTGCGCGGCTCGGGCTCGGTGCAGTTGGCTCTGGCGCCGTACGTGGTCGGGCCGGAGGCGGCCGAGGGGCTGCTGGACACGGCGTGCAAGGAGGCGGACTGTGCTGCCGCGGAGGCGCTCGGCGCGTACCCCGCGATCGGGAAGCTCGCCGTCGAGAAGTACGCGGCCGCCCTCGGCCTCCCCCACCCCACCCCGGCCCGCTGA
- a CDS encoding lactonase family protein has product MQDHDHRAYIGSFTSAGGRGITTAAVDPKTGALTLLGATDAVADPSYLVLDPRREVLYAVSEVTAGAVGAFALTADGPRPLGAAVPVDGDGPTHLCVAGPWLLTANYGSGSVSALAIGADGAPAGPAGVLVHEGSGPDAGRQRGPHAHQVVAAPGGRWVLSVDLGTDSLRICTVDPDAGAPRLHAETALRAGSGPRHLAFHPGGRVLYVLNELTPTVTVCRWDGESGAVEAVEEVPVALEGPSGAVRGYPSAIVASPDGRHLWAAVRGHDTIAVLALDRGGEGVRVVGTVGCGGEWPRDLALDPSGRWLYAANERSGDVTWFDVDPSTGIPTPTGTVALPAPSCIVFTRP; this is encoded by the coding sequence GTGCAGGACCACGACCACAGGGCGTACATCGGCTCGTTCACCTCGGCGGGCGGCCGCGGCATCACCACCGCGGCCGTCGACCCGAAGACGGGCGCGCTGACGCTGCTCGGCGCCACCGATGCCGTCGCAGACCCCTCCTACCTCGTGCTGGACCCGCGGCGCGAGGTGCTCTACGCGGTCAGCGAGGTGACGGCGGGGGCGGTCGGCGCGTTCGCGCTCACCGCCGACGGGCCGCGCCCGCTCGGCGCGGCCGTCCCGGTCGACGGCGACGGCCCCACCCACCTCTGCGTGGCAGGGCCTTGGCTGCTCACCGCCAACTACGGCTCCGGCAGCGTCAGCGCGCTGGCCATCGGGGCGGACGGCGCCCCGGCCGGGCCGGCCGGGGTGCTGGTGCACGAGGGTTCCGGCCCCGACGCCGGGCGGCAGCGCGGGCCGCACGCCCACCAGGTCGTCGCCGCGCCCGGCGGTCGCTGGGTGCTCAGCGTCGACCTCGGCACCGACTCGCTGCGGATCTGCACGGTGGACCCCGACGCGGGGGCGCCGCGGCTGCACGCCGAGACCGCGCTGCGCGCCGGCTCCGGCCCCCGGCACCTGGCCTTCCACCCCGGCGGCCGGGTGCTCTACGTCCTGAACGAGCTGACGCCCACGGTGACCGTCTGCCGGTGGGACGGGGAGTCGGGGGCAGTGGAAGCGGTCGAAGAGGTTCCGGTGGCGCTGGAGGGGCCTTCAGGGGCCGTACGGGGCTATCCCTCGGCGATCGTGGCCTCACCCGACGGGCGTCACCTGTGGGCGGCCGTCCGCGGGCACGACACGATCGCGGTGCTCGCGCTCGACCGGGGCGGTGAGGGGGTGCGGGTGGTCGGGACGGTCGGCTGTGGCGGGGAGTGGCCCCGCGATCTGGCGCTCGACCCGTCGGGGCGGTGGCTCTACGCGGCCAATGAGCGCTCCGGTGACGTCACGTGGTTCGACGTCGACCCGTCGACGGGTATCCCCACCCCCACCGGCACCGTCGCCCTCCCGGCCCCGTCCTGCATCGTCTTCACCCGCCCCTGA
- a CDS encoding nitric oxide synthase oxygenase, with product METLQQRSTTEQVWAAAEEFIRLHHRENPEAGDVAARLGDVRDEIHVLGTYRHTPEELAHGARVAWRNSNRCIGRLYWQSLRVRDLRGLTGADEIAAACVDHLREATHGGRIRPTITVFAPDIPGRPGPVIWNEQLIRYAGYGSGGGAGGRDGASAWGQPGKPVGDPRNEAFTEGVQRLGWPGGPGTPFDILPLVVQGCDDKPRWFELPEDAVLEVPIEHPEGDRWADWGLRWHAVPAISNMTLEIGGVRYPAAPFNGWYMGTEIGARNLADHDRYDLLPAVARRLGLDTSSDRSLWKDRALVELNRAVLDSFDRAGVTIADHHTESRRFLSHLEREERKGREVGADWSWIVPPMSGAATPVFHRTYDTTERTPAYVHHPGAEARARGVGLGEPAAADPAAGPPEPPAGGRCPVTGAVPAQPGPPGPGPGSHPRPGAEPGETSKETSGEGVRVAEAR from the coding sequence ATGGAAACACTGCAACAGCGGTCGACGACCGAGCAGGTGTGGGCAGCGGCCGAGGAGTTCATCAGACTCCACCACCGTGAGAATCCGGAAGCCGGGGACGTGGCGGCGCGGCTCGGCGACGTCCGGGACGAGATACACGTGCTGGGGACCTACCGGCACACGCCGGAGGAGCTCGCCCACGGCGCCAGGGTCGCCTGGCGCAACAGCAACCGCTGTATCGGCAGGCTCTACTGGCAGTCGCTGCGGGTCCGGGACCTGCGGGGCCTCACGGGCGCGGACGAGATAGCCGCGGCCTGCGTCGACCACCTGCGCGAGGCGACCCACGGCGGCCGGATCCGCCCGACCATCACCGTCTTCGCCCCGGACATCCCCGGCCGCCCCGGCCCGGTCATCTGGAACGAGCAGCTGATCCGGTACGCGGGCTACGGAAGCGGCGGGGGCGCCGGCGGCCGGGACGGCGCGTCGGCCTGGGGGCAGCCGGGGAAGCCGGTCGGGGACCCGCGGAACGAGGCCTTCACCGAGGGGGTGCAGCGGCTGGGCTGGCCGGGCGGCCCCGGCACCCCGTTCGACATCCTCCCGCTGGTCGTCCAGGGCTGCGACGACAAGCCGCGCTGGTTCGAACTCCCCGAGGACGCCGTGCTGGAGGTGCCCATCGAGCACCCCGAGGGCGACCGGTGGGCGGACTGGGGGCTCCGCTGGCACGCGGTGCCGGCCATCTCGAACATGACGCTGGAGATCGGCGGCGTGCGCTACCCGGCGGCCCCCTTCAACGGCTGGTACATGGGCACCGAGATCGGCGCCCGCAACCTCGCCGACCACGACCGCTACGACCTCCTCCCCGCGGTCGCCCGCAGACTCGGGCTCGACACCTCCAGCGACCGCTCGCTCTGGAAGGACCGGGCCCTGGTCGAACTGAACCGGGCGGTCCTCGACTCCTTCGACCGGGCCGGCGTCACCATCGCCGACCACCACACCGAGTCCCGGCGCTTCCTGTCGCACCTGGAGCGCGAGGAGCGCAAGGGCCGCGAGGTCGGCGCGGACTGGTCGTGGATCGTGCCGCCCATGTCCGGCGCGGCGACACCGGTGTTCCACCGCACGTACGACACGACGGAGCGGACCCCGGCGTACGTCCACCACCCGGGGGCCGAGGCGCGGGCCCGGGGGGTCGGGCTCGGCGAACCGGCGGCCGCGGACCCGGCGGCCGGCCCGCCCGAGCCGCCGGCGGGCGGGCGCTGCCCGGTCACGGGGGCGGTACCGGCGCAGCCGGGCCCACCGGGACCGGGACCGGGGTCGCACCCGCGACCGGGGGCGGAACCGGGGGAGACGTCGAAGGAGACGTCGGGGGAGGGCGTGCGCGTGGCGGAAGCGAGATAA